From the genome of Hymenobacter cellulosilyticus, one region includes:
- a CDS encoding helix-turn-helix domain-containing protein, translated as MKLRELRQERGFTPAELARACDVSVSYLNEIEKGKKYPKADKILSLSKVLEVSYDQLTSLTLSRKLEPISELLQSDLLKEFPLEMFGLDPVRIVELISDAPAKMNAFIGTLFEIARNYEMRQEHFFLAALRSYQEMHDNYFEELEQDVRTFIGQEKLMVAAPFATRQLEQVLTEKYGYIVDRTKLGEYVSLGRLRSVFQPKTKRLLMRPGLTRAQEAFVLGRELAFNYLNLRERPYVNASFPVRSFDEVLNNFKASYFAGALLMEEESLTRDFQKLFASKKWDPTAFLDLITKYDVSPEMFMQRITNLLPRHFGLQSLFFLRFDQANANAGFLLTKELHLSRLHNPHGNELHEHYCRRWVSLRLISELRQEPLSGAPNTAISAQRSHYFGTDDEYLCLTLARAGGPDEPAVSVTVGLLNDDNLRQKINFLEDLAIPVRIVNETCERCAIYDCEVRAAAPWKSSGSSAPRISKPPLPRWSMRGKF; from the coding sequence TTGAAACTGCGCGAGCTACGGCAGGAACGCGGCTTCACTCCCGCCGAGCTGGCGCGGGCCTGCGACGTGTCGGTGTCGTACCTGAATGAAATAGAGAAGGGCAAGAAGTATCCTAAGGCCGATAAAATCTTGAGCCTGAGCAAAGTGCTGGAAGTAAGCTACGACCAGCTTACTTCTCTCACCCTGAGCCGCAAGCTGGAGCCCATTTCTGAGCTGCTGCAGTCGGACCTGCTCAAGGAGTTTCCGCTGGAGATGTTCGGGCTGGACCCGGTGCGCATCGTGGAGCTGATTTCGGATGCCCCAGCCAAGATGAATGCCTTCATCGGGACGCTGTTCGAAATTGCCCGCAACTACGAAATGCGGCAGGAGCACTTCTTTCTGGCGGCTCTGCGCTCCTATCAGGAGATGCACGACAACTATTTCGAAGAGCTGGAACAGGATGTGCGCACTTTCATCGGGCAGGAAAAGCTGATGGTAGCGGCACCCTTTGCCACCCGGCAGCTGGAACAGGTTCTGACCGAGAAATATGGCTACATCGTGGACCGCACCAAGCTGGGCGAGTACGTTAGCCTGGGCCGGCTGCGGTCTGTGTTTCAGCCCAAAACCAAGCGCCTGCTCATGCGCCCCGGCCTTACCCGGGCCCAGGAGGCCTTTGTGCTGGGCCGGGAACTGGCCTTCAACTACCTTAATCTGCGAGAGCGGCCCTATGTGAATGCCTCCTTCCCGGTGCGCAGCTTCGACGAGGTGCTCAACAACTTCAAGGCCTCCTATTTTGCTGGGGCCCTGCTGATGGAGGAAGAAAGCCTCACCCGGGACTTCCAGAAGCTGTTTGCCAGCAAAAAGTGGGACCCGACGGCATTTCTGGACCTGATTACCAAGTATGACGTGTCGCCGGAGATGTTCATGCAGCGCATCACCAACCTGCTGCCCCGGCACTTCGGCCTGCAGAGCCTGTTTTTCCTGCGCTTCGACCAAGCCAACGCCAACGCGGGCTTTCTGCTGACCAAGGAATTGCACCTTTCCCGCCTGCACAACCCCCACGGCAATGAGCTGCACGAGCATTACTGTCGCCGCTGGGTGTCGCTGCGCCTGATTTCGGAGTTGCGGCAGGAGCCGCTTTCCGGCGCGCCAAACACGGCTATTTCGGCCCAACGCTCCCACTACTTTGGTACCGACGACGAGTATCTGTGCCTGACCCTGGCCCGGGCCGGCGGCCCCGACGAGCCCGCCGTAAGTGTGACGGTAGGTTTGCTCAACGACGACAACCTCCGGCAGAAAATCAACTTCCTCGAAGACTTGGCCATTCCAGTGCGTATCGTGAACGAGACCTGTGAGCGGTGCGCCATCTACGACTGCGAAGTACGGGCCGCCGCCCCGTGGAAATCGAGCGGAAGCAGCGCACCAAGGATATCGAAGCCGCCATTGCCACGTTGGTCAATGCGGGGTAAATTTTAG
- a CDS encoding class I SAM-dependent methyltransferase has product MPLRTVGGGLDVSTGMLAEARKRQQEQRLTNVTWLEGAAEQLPFPDASFSIVTCRVAPHHFDSVPQFLAEVHRVLRPGGRFLLADTSVPDNKPELNQWQNYVEKLRDPSHARNLEPREWQAALEMAGLQVEKIEEAAPDGAMQLNDWLEKAGCTGATADLVRQEFRQASAEAQREFQIRELPDADFTFVWQRVVAKAVKP; this is encoded by the coding sequence TTGCCCCTACGTACAGTCGGTGGTGGGCTGGATGTGTCGACCGGGATGCTGGCCGAGGCCCGGAAACGGCAGCAGGAACAACGGCTGACCAACGTAACCTGGCTGGAAGGCGCAGCCGAGCAGCTGCCCTTTCCCGATGCTTCGTTCAGCATCGTCACGTGCCGGGTAGCGCCCCACCATTTCGATTCCGTGCCGCAGTTTCTGGCCGAAGTGCACCGCGTACTGCGGCCCGGTGGCCGGTTTTTGTTGGCCGACACCTCCGTGCCCGATAATAAGCCGGAGCTAAACCAGTGGCAGAATTACGTGGAAAAGCTGCGGGACCCTTCCCACGCCCGCAACCTGGAGCCGCGGGAGTGGCAGGCCGCACTAGAAATGGCAGGTCTGCAAGTAGAGAAAATCGAAGAAGCAGCCCCCGACGGGGCCATGCAGCTCAACGACTGGCTGGAAAAAGCCGGCTGCACGGGCGCAACGGCTGACTTGGTTCGCCAGGAGTTCCGGCAGGCCTCAGCGGAGGCCCAACGGGAGTTCCAGATTCGGGAGCTTCCCGATGCAGACTTTACCTTTGTGTGGCAGCGGGTGGTGGCCAAGGCCGTGAAGCCCTAA
- the mltG gene encoding endolytic transglycosylase MltG encodes MSQQHTSTATPLWWRVGRVLLLLLLLAGGIVGFKAWQILWKPNVAASAFGPAYLYIRTGASYQAVLDSLEKHELLRDPETFRQVAQWRDYPAHVRPGRYLLTPELGNSALVDKLTQGPQDTVAFTLDAFKYKPQLVRQVARQLEADSAQLRRLLNDNGLLLRRYHLDTTTILTMFLPGPYKFEWNTSATQFLDSAAAMHQRFWTPQRRQRADSLGLSPTQVHVLASIVQRETSEPTDKPIIAGVYLNRLKRGMRLQADPTLLWAIGNFGVKRVLNKDKLVDSPYNTYKHKGLPPGPITSANRSSLNAVLKPAAHKYYFFCARPDRSGFSDFAETYADHKRNARKYQHTLDSLKILR; translated from the coding sequence TTGAGTCAACAACATACTTCTACAGCTACTCCGCTCTGGTGGCGGGTCGGCCGGGTTCTGCTCCTGCTGTTGCTGCTAGCCGGCGGCATCGTTGGCTTTAAGGCTTGGCAGATTCTGTGGAAGCCCAATGTGGCTGCTTCGGCTTTCGGCCCGGCCTACCTCTACATCCGTACCGGTGCTTCCTACCAGGCCGTGCTGGATTCCCTGGAAAAGCACGAACTACTGCGCGACCCGGAAACCTTCCGGCAGGTAGCCCAGTGGCGCGACTATCCGGCCCACGTGCGCCCCGGCCGCTATTTGCTGACCCCGGAGCTGGGCAACTCGGCCCTGGTAGACAAGCTCACTCAGGGCCCCCAGGATACGGTGGCCTTCACCCTCGACGCCTTCAAGTACAAGCCCCAGCTCGTGCGCCAGGTGGCCCGGCAGCTCGAAGCCGATTCAGCCCAGCTACGCCGCCTGCTCAACGACAACGGTCTGCTGCTGCGCCGCTACCACCTCGACACGACCACCATTCTGACGATGTTCCTGCCAGGACCCTACAAGTTTGAGTGGAACACCTCGGCCACTCAGTTTCTGGATTCGGCGGCGGCCATGCACCAACGGTTCTGGACGCCCCAGCGCCGACAGCGGGCCGATTCTCTGGGCCTTTCGCCTACCCAGGTACACGTGCTGGCCAGCATCGTGCAGCGCGAAACCTCGGAGCCCACCGACAAGCCCATCATTGCCGGCGTGTACCTGAACCGGCTCAAGCGCGGCATGCGCCTGCAGGCCGACCCAACTCTGCTCTGGGCCATCGGCAACTTCGGGGTGAAACGGGTGCTCAACAAGGATAAGCTCGTAGACTCGCCCTACAACACTTACAAGCACAAAGGTCTGCCGCCCGGCCCCATCACCTCAGCCAACCGCTCCAGCCTGAACGCCGTGCTCAAGCCCGCAGCCCACAAGTACTACTTCTTCTGCGCCCGACCCGACCGGAGCGGCTTTTCGGACTTCGCCGAAACCTACGCCGACCACAAGCGCAATGCCCGCAAATACCAGCATACCCTTGACAGCCTGAAGATTCTGCGGTAA
- a CDS encoding nucleotide pyrophosphohydrolase: MTIEEAQKTVDTWIQTTGVRYFNELTNMAMLTEEVGEVARIIARQYGEQSFKESDKDKVLADELADVLFVVICLANQTGVNLTEALQRNLEKKTQRDATRHQQNEKLR, translated from the coding sequence ATGACCATCGAAGAAGCCCAAAAAACCGTGGATACCTGGATTCAGACCACCGGGGTGCGGTATTTCAATGAGCTGACCAACATGGCCATGCTTACCGAGGAAGTCGGGGAAGTGGCCCGCATCATTGCCCGGCAGTACGGGGAGCAGTCCTTCAAGGAGTCGGATAAAGACAAAGTGCTGGCCGACGAGCTGGCCGATGTGCTCTTCGTCGTCATTTGCCTGGCCAACCAAACCGGCGTCAACCTCACCGAGGCCCTGCAGCGCAATCTGGAAAAGAAAACCCAGCGCGACGCCACCCGTCACCAGCAAAACGAGAAGCTCCGCTAG
- a CDS encoding 2-phosphosulfolactate phosphatase codes for MPSVDICFSPELLPLYQLEGKVAVVVDILRATSSIVTALAAGVTHIVPFSELEDCQALAAQGYLTAAERDGRQAAGFDLGNSPFGYLDGVLPVQGRGVAITTTNGTRALHLSLAADAVVIGAFLNLEAVAEFARQQNKDVVVVCAGWKGMFNLEDTVFGGALAERLAATFDTSSSDATLAALHLWQQAKPGLAGYLLQSAHVRRLNSLEANKDFDYCVQVDTHRIVPIWRDGRLVVNS; via the coding sequence ATGCCCTCAGTTGATATTTGCTTTAGTCCGGAGCTGTTGCCGTTGTACCAGTTGGAAGGGAAGGTGGCCGTGGTGGTGGATATTCTGCGGGCAACCTCCTCGATTGTAACGGCCCTGGCGGCGGGCGTGACCCATATCGTGCCCTTCAGTGAGCTGGAAGACTGCCAGGCGCTGGCTGCCCAGGGCTACCTGACGGCTGCCGAGCGGGACGGGCGGCAGGCGGCTGGCTTCGATCTGGGCAACTCCCCGTTTGGCTACCTCGACGGGGTGCTGCCGGTGCAGGGGCGGGGCGTGGCCATTACAACTACCAACGGTACCCGGGCCCTGCACTTGTCACTAGCGGCAGATGCCGTGGTAATCGGGGCTTTTCTGAACCTGGAAGCCGTGGCAGAGTTTGCGCGCCAGCAGAACAAGGATGTAGTGGTGGTGTGCGCGGGCTGGAAGGGAATGTTCAACCTGGAAGATACCGTCTTTGGCGGGGCCCTGGCCGAGCGCCTGGCTGCCACGTTTGACACGAGCAGCAGTGACGCGACGCTGGCCGCCCTGCACCTGTGGCAGCAGGCCAAGCCGGGTCTTGCGGGCTACCTGCTACAGTCGGCGCACGTGCGGCGGCTCAATTCGCTGGAGGCCAATAAGGACTTTGACTACTGCGTGCAGGTGGATACGCACCGGATAGTGCCTATTTGGCGCGACGGGCGCTTAGTGGTAAACAGCTAA
- a CDS encoding CZB domain-containing protein: MDSDIKQDFETAMLKHLLFKSKLRSFLYGSALAEGPARDPDQCSLGIWITERRRSEWGHVPEWAALDRAHRQVHAQANQLMDMYLQGFTEQAREGLTELLPLTDRITQLLQTIQDKLRTPR; the protein is encoded by the coding sequence ATGGATTCAGATATTAAACAGGACTTTGAAACGGCAATGCTCAAGCACCTGCTGTTCAAATCCAAGCTCCGCTCTTTTCTCTACGGCAGTGCCTTGGCCGAAGGTCCGGCCCGTGACCCGGACCAGTGCAGCCTCGGCATCTGGATTACGGAGCGCCGCCGCAGCGAGTGGGGCCACGTGCCCGAATGGGCCGCCCTGGACCGGGCTCACCGGCAGGTGCATGCCCAGGCCAATCAGCTCATGGACATGTACCTGCAGGGCTTTACCGAGCAGGCTCGCGAGGGCCTGACCGAGTTGCTCCCCCTCACCGACCGAATCACGCAGCTGCTGCAAACTATCCAGGACAAGCTGCGTACGCCTCGCTAA
- a CDS encoding sensor histidine kinase produces MKLKLSTKLFAGFLVISALFALVVFVNYQLSRQVLRNSERVQASQIITAEASTLFRNIIDMESGFRGFMLIGSEAVLQPYYKGEQELLKQFANLRSQIALDDPQYARIQRTQRLYQQWSAYSHLLISEKREARRRNPNQIGMEGMAHRQLAESLTGKQIMDQIRVLFAGFERTELADRDKVRQKLEDSIRQTRLISIIVTVLAIGIGLLWASYITRLIAHRIDMMVGLSTQIATGDYNTRIQDTSQDELTELADSLNVMARTIDSTITQLERRNQELDQFAYVVSHDLKAPLRGIESASRWIEEDMGKDVPDHIREFLMLMRTRVHRMENLISGILDLARIGRTKQADERINVRELLNEIVDSLAPRPVSGWNCPRICPP; encoded by the coding sequence ATGAAGCTTAAGCTTTCCACCAAGTTATTTGCCGGCTTCCTGGTCATTTCGGCCCTGTTTGCCCTGGTCGTGTTCGTCAATTACCAGCTCTCGCGCCAGGTGCTGCGCAACTCCGAGCGGGTCCAGGCCTCCCAGATTATCACGGCCGAGGCGTCCACACTGTTTCGCAACATCATCGACATGGAATCCGGCTTCCGGGGGTTTATGCTCATTGGCAGCGAAGCCGTGCTTCAGCCCTATTACAAAGGGGAACAGGAGCTGCTGAAGCAGTTTGCGAACCTGCGCAGCCAGATAGCACTCGACGACCCGCAGTACGCCCGCATCCAGCGCACCCAGCGCCTGTACCAGCAGTGGTCGGCTTACTCTCACCTGCTCATCAGTGAAAAGCGCGAGGCCCGCCGCCGCAACCCCAACCAGATTGGCATGGAGGGCATGGCCCACCGGCAGCTGGCCGAAAGCCTGACGGGCAAGCAGATCATGGACCAGATTCGGGTGCTGTTTGCCGGCTTCGAGCGCACCGAGCTGGCCGACCGCGACAAAGTGCGGCAGAAGCTGGAGGACAGTATTCGCCAGACCCGCCTGATTTCGATTATCGTCACGGTGCTGGCCATCGGCATCGGCCTGCTTTGGGCGTCTTACATTACCCGCCTCATTGCGCACCGCATTGATATGATGGTGGGCCTGTCGACCCAGATTGCCACCGGCGACTACAACACCCGCATTCAGGATACCTCCCAGGACGAGCTCACCGAGCTGGCCGACTCGCTCAACGTCATGGCCCGCACCATCGACTCGACCATCACCCAGCTGGAGCGCCGCAACCAGGAGCTCGACCAGTTTGCCTACGTGGTGTCGCACGATTTGAAAGCGCCGCTGCGGGGCATTGAAAGCGCCTCCCGCTGGATTGAGGAAGACATGGGCAAGGACGTCCCCGACCATATCCGCGAATTTCTGATGCTGATGCGGACCCGGGTGCACCGCATGGAAAACCTGATCAGCGGCATCCTAGACCTGGCCCGTATTGGGCGCACCAAGCAGGCCGATGAGCGAATCAATGTGCGGGAACTGCTTAACGAAATCGTAGATTCCCTGGCCCCCCGACCGGTTTCAGGGTGGAACTGCCCACGTATCTGCCCACCATGA
- a CDS encoding sensor histidine kinase, protein MELPTYLPTMTSNRVQLQQVFTNLISNALKYHDRPEQGVVRIGCREDRQQYTFSIADNGPGIDPEYHERIFVIFQTLVERDTLESTGVGLAIVKKIVERQGGTIHVESSEGQGATFIFTWPKERAMHAERRITAAQSAPKTV, encoded by the coding sequence GTGGAACTGCCCACGTATCTGCCCACCATGACCTCGAACCGGGTGCAGCTGCAGCAGGTCTTCACCAACCTGATCAGCAACGCCCTGAAGTACCATGACCGTCCTGAGCAGGGCGTGGTGCGTATTGGCTGCCGCGAAGACCGGCAACAGTACACCTTTTCTATTGCCGACAACGGCCCGGGCATCGACCCGGAGTACCACGAGCGGATTTTCGTCATTTTCCAGACTTTGGTAGAGCGCGACACGCTGGAAAGTACGGGCGTGGGCCTGGCCATCGTTAAGAAAATCGTGGAGCGGCAGGGCGGTACCATTCACGTCGAATCCTCAGAAGGACAAGGGGCTACCTTCATCTTCACCTGGCCCAAAGAGCGGGCTATGCACGCCGAACGCCGAATTACAGCCGCTCAATCGGCTCCTAAGACCGTCTGA
- a CDS encoding response regulator, with product MSKPSVVMLDINMPRMNGLELLDALRSDPEFVGLNVFIMTTSDLETDRLKARDLAVSGYIIKPLNFDKFGEGGSTVDGFSLFLDLLRLKD from the coding sequence ATCAGCAAACCCAGCGTGGTAATGCTCGACATCAACATGCCCCGCATGAACGGCCTGGAGCTGCTGGACGCTCTGCGCTCCGACCCCGAATTTGTGGGCCTGAACGTATTTATCATGACCACCTCCGACCTGGAAACCGACCGTCTCAAAGCCCGGGACCTGGCCGTGAGCGGCTATATTATCAAGCCCCTCAACTTCGATAAGTTCGGCGAAGGCGGCTCCACCGTCGACGGTTTCAGCCTCTTCCTAGATTTGCTCCGCCTGAAAGATTAA
- a CDS encoding ribonuclease HII → MLLASHTGLRLEAGLDEAGRGCLAGPVFAAAVILPPDFAPAYLNDSKLMTAKRRETIRKEICREAVAWAVGEANTTEIASINIAQASYLAMHRAVALLTQVPEHLIVDGNRFRPYLGIEHTCFVKGDGRYRSIAAASVLAKTFRDDRMHELALEFPMYGWEQNAGYPTEKHRAAIREYGPSEHHRMGFRLL, encoded by the coding sequence ATGCTGCTTGCCTCCCACACCGGACTCCGCCTCGAAGCGGGCCTCGACGAAGCCGGCCGCGGCTGCCTGGCCGGCCCGGTCTTCGCCGCCGCCGTTATTCTGCCGCCCGATTTTGCTCCTGCTTACCTCAACGACTCCAAGCTGATGACGGCCAAGCGGCGCGAAACCATCCGCAAGGAAATCTGCCGGGAGGCCGTGGCTTGGGCCGTGGGCGAAGCCAACACCACCGAAATTGCCTCCATCAATATTGCCCAGGCCAGCTACCTGGCTATGCACCGGGCGGTAGCTTTATTAACGCAGGTTCCGGAGCATCTGATTGTGGATGGCAACCGGTTCCGGCCGTATCTGGGCATCGAGCACACCTGCTTTGTGAAAGGGGATGGGCGCTACCGCAGCATTGCCGCCGCTTCGGTGCTGGCCAAGACCTTCCGCGACGACCGAATGCACGAGTTGGCTCTGGAGTTTCCCATGTACGGCTGGGAGCAGAATGCCGGCTACCCCACCGAAAAGCACCGCGCCGCCATCCGGGAGTACGGCCCTAGCGAGCATCACCGCATGGGCTTCCGGCTGCTTTGA
- a CDS encoding NUDIX domain-containing protein — protein MSHIPSSDFDETRNPWQILSSELTYQNPWIRVREDQVINPKGGRGIYGVVSMKNKALGIVPVDAEGNTWLVGQYRYPLNEYSWEIPMGGGPIELDVLESAQRELKEETGFTAKRWTKIARLHTSNSVTDEEGFVYLAEDLEAGEVEPEETEDLRLWKLPLAEAVAMVMDDRITDAISVAGLLKAEKVLQSRQVQ, from the coding sequence ATGAGCCATATTCCTTCTTCCGACTTCGACGAAACCCGCAATCCGTGGCAAATTCTTAGCTCCGAGCTGACCTATCAGAACCCCTGGATTCGGGTGCGGGAAGATCAGGTTATCAACCCTAAAGGGGGCCGGGGCATTTACGGAGTGGTATCGATGAAGAACAAGGCCCTGGGAATCGTGCCCGTGGACGCGGAAGGAAATACCTGGCTGGTGGGCCAGTACCGCTACCCGCTGAATGAGTACTCCTGGGAAATTCCGATGGGTGGTGGCCCGATTGAGCTGGACGTCCTGGAATCGGCCCAGCGGGAGCTTAAGGAAGAAACCGGCTTCACGGCCAAGCGCTGGACCAAAATTGCCCGTTTGCACACTTCCAACTCGGTAACCGATGAGGAAGGCTTTGTGTACTTAGCCGAAGACCTCGAAGCTGGCGAAGTAGAGCCCGAGGAAACCGAGGACCTGCGCCTGTGGAAGCTGCCCCTGGCCGAAGCCGTGGCCATGGTAATGGACGACCGAATTACCGACGCCATCAGCGTGGCGGGTTTGCTTAAGGCCGAAAAGGTATTGCAAAGCCGGCAGGTTCAGTAA
- a CDS encoding lysophospholipid acyltransferase family protein, producing the protein MRRLLHYLWHRIYTTWSTFWFVLPFVVTYPIQVLLGRKPSLHRHLHAINRGWSSFAIRMWGMPVDIVRKQPLPAEQPCIYVSNHSSYIDIPVLFKAIPGFLNIIGKSALAKVPLWGPIFGSVYITVNRNSAVSRGRAMVQAKQSLEAGRSVVIFPEGTISKKPGEEMGPFKDGAFQLAIATGVPIVPVSMPLNHRFMPDVGGIRVRYTPLQVVIHEPIFTQGLTNADVPRIRDQAFRTIASAFRPEAAGIPEPSRLGKRPVAPAVDPDLQPSPEQVLPNS; encoded by the coding sequence ATGCGTCGACTGTTGCATTACCTCTGGCACCGCATCTACACCACCTGGAGCACGTTCTGGTTTGTGCTGCCCTTCGTGGTCACCTATCCGATTCAGGTGCTGCTGGGCCGCAAGCCGTCCTTGCACCGCCACCTGCACGCCATCAACCGGGGCTGGTCATCGTTTGCCATTCGTATGTGGGGCATGCCCGTGGATATCGTCCGCAAACAGCCGCTACCGGCCGAGCAGCCCTGCATCTACGTTTCCAACCACAGCTCTTACATTGACATTCCGGTCCTATTTAAGGCCATTCCGGGCTTCTTGAACATCATTGGCAAGAGTGCCCTGGCTAAGGTGCCGCTCTGGGGGCCCATTTTCGGCAGCGTTTATATCACCGTGAATCGCAACAGCGCCGTGAGCCGGGGCCGAGCCATGGTGCAGGCCAAGCAAAGTCTGGAAGCCGGCCGCTCGGTGGTGATTTTTCCGGAGGGCACCATTTCCAAAAAGCCCGGCGAGGAAATGGGTCCGTTCAAGGACGGGGCCTTTCAGTTGGCCATTGCTACTGGCGTGCCCATCGTGCCAGTTTCCATGCCATTGAACCACCGGTTTATGCCCGATGTTGGCGGTATCCGGGTACGTTACACGCCCTTGCAGGTAGTAATTCACGAGCCTATCTTCACCCAGGGCCTGACCAATGCCGACGTGCCCCGCATCCGGGACCAAGCTTTTCGTACTATTGCCAGCGCGTTTCGTCCCGAGGCTGCCGGCATTCCGGAACCTTCCCGCCTGGGCAAACGCCCCGTGGCACCTGCCGTCGACCCGGACCTGCAGCCAAGCCCGGAGCAGGTTCTGCCCAATTCTTAA
- the gatC gene encoding Asp-tRNA(Asn)/Glu-tRNA(Gln) amidotransferase subunit GatC, which yields MSTDLSTLRKLAHLSRLEFDATKEQQMLGDLNKILDWVAQLSELDTTNVEPLVHLSHEINVLRPDEARNSVSHQEGLRNAPRKDSDYFRVPKVLE from the coding sequence GTGAGCACCGATTTATCAACCCTGCGCAAACTGGCCCATCTTTCCCGCCTCGAATTCGACGCTACGAAAGAGCAGCAGATGCTCGGCGACCTGAACAAGATTCTGGACTGGGTGGCCCAGCTCAGCGAGCTGGACACGACCAACGTGGAGCCGCTGGTGCATCTGTCGCACGAAATCAATGTACTGCGCCCCGATGAAGCCCGTAACTCGGTAAGTCACCAGGAAGGCCTGCGCAACGCCCCGCGCAAGGATTCCGACTACTTCCGCGTACCTAAAGTGCTGGAATAA